From the Acetobacter aceti genome, one window contains:
- a CDS encoding efflux transporter outer membrane subunit encodes MRRSFSCHFALLFLATSTLAGCDMAPRYAPTKLIYPAQWEGQGVMHYGQPDEGAPRSDWWRDFGDPELDQLEERMLAANPNLQVAAENFTQSRDVAAQMASHLYPQLIGGASGEKDKSSRNRLWRGGTAKGPIYMSSEQYQAAATWEPDFWNAIRNRTLIAKQSAQQNAAEYAVARLSLTTELASDYIALRGLDAQDAVYRDSIRYYQLAVQITHMRLAGAIAAGLDVSRAEAQLASTQAEETDILARRNVMEHAIAVLVNTAPASFHIAPRNRIALSDIHPAAGLPSTLLERRPDIAASERAMAQANRAIGVSRAAFYPHVTFNAMTGFMDNGFDLASLSNSMYQLGAQAILPLFQGGVRRAELQRSWSQYRQSEETYRATVLTAFQEVEDGLTNTNRLRTETEQQARAVDAALRTQTMTMQLYTGGLTNYLDVVVAQQAALVARVSLVGVKTRQRQSVVALIGALGGGWSAKDLPGLKQIRPFKPLQYDGLHTPKPVGDVPVTTLGKDADLTRSVQDSALPETAQ; translated from the coding sequence ATGAGGCGGTCGTTTTCCTGTCACTTCGCTCTCCTCTTTCTGGCGACATCGACTCTTGCGGGCTGTGATATGGCCCCGCGCTATGCGCCCACAAAACTGATCTATCCAGCTCAGTGGGAAGGTCAGGGCGTGATGCATTACGGGCAACCGGATGAGGGGGCTCCCCGCTCAGACTGGTGGCGTGATTTCGGAGACCCGGAGCTCGATCAGCTGGAAGAGCGGATGCTGGCCGCCAATCCGAACCTTCAGGTGGCCGCCGAAAACTTCACCCAGTCCCGGGATGTGGCGGCGCAGATGGCCTCTCACCTGTACCCTCAGCTCATTGGCGGCGCGAGCGGTGAAAAGGACAAAAGCTCCCGGAACCGGCTGTGGCGGGGTGGTACCGCCAAAGGCCCGATCTACATGTCCTCCGAGCAGTATCAGGCCGCCGCGACCTGGGAGCCTGACTTCTGGAACGCCATCCGGAACCGGACTTTAATCGCCAAGCAGTCGGCGCAGCAGAATGCCGCCGAATACGCCGTGGCGCGCCTCAGCCTGACGACGGAACTCGCCTCTGATTACATCGCGCTGCGTGGGCTGGATGCTCAGGACGCGGTGTACCGGGACTCCATCAGATATTACCAGCTTGCGGTCCAGATCACGCATATGCGTCTGGCAGGCGCGATTGCGGCCGGTCTGGATGTGTCACGCGCCGAGGCCCAGCTTGCCTCAACGCAGGCGGAAGAGACCGATATCCTCGCGCGACGGAATGTGATGGAACACGCCATTGCCGTTCTGGTGAATACCGCGCCTGCGTCTTTCCATATTGCGCCACGGAACAGGATCGCCCTGTCCGATATTCACCCCGCGGCGGGCCTGCCCTCGACACTGCTTGAACGCCGCCCTGATATTGCCGCCTCCGAACGGGCCATGGCGCAGGCCAACCGCGCCATAGGCGTGTCTCGCGCGGCTTTTTATCCACACGTCACGTTCAACGCGATGACCGGCTTCATGGATAACGGCTTTGATCTCGCGTCACTGTCGAACTCGATGTACCAGCTCGGTGCGCAGGCAATTCTTCCCCTGTTTCAGGGGGGTGTGCGTCGTGCGGAACTGCAGCGTTCATGGTCGCAATATCGTCAGTCCGAAGAGACCTATCGCGCTACGGTCCTGACCGCCTTTCAGGAAGTGGAAGACGGCCTGACCAATACGAACCGCCTGCGCACCGAGACCGAGCAGCAGGCGAGAGCGGTGGATGCGGCCCTTCGCACCCAGACGATGACCATGCAGCTTTATACGGGTGGCCTGACAAACTATCTCGATGTCGTCGTGGCACAGCAGGCTGCTCTCGTCGCACGCGTCAGCCTCGTCGGTGTGAAAACACGGCAGCGGCAATCCGTTGTCGCCCTGATCGGCGCTCTTGGCGGCGGCTGGTCGGCGAAAGACCTCCCTGGCCTCAAGCAGATCAGACCGTTCAAGCCCTTGCAGTATGACGGGCTGCATACACCGAAGCCCGTGGGCGATGTTCCGGTGACAACGCTCGGGAAAGATGCTGACCTGACGCGCTCCGTTCAGGATTCGGCCCTGCCGGAAACAGCCCAGTAA
- a CDS encoding sulfate ABC transporter substrate-binding protein — protein sequence MPPDTLSALSRRALLVGGLACAGSATFLRGTSARAATTLLNVSYDPTRELYREINAAFSENEKNSSGSSVTVRTSNGGSGAQARSVMEGAPADIVSLGLARDIDMLAQKGLVAADWQGRLPHNSTPFTSTIVFLVRKGNPKAIHDWTDLVHGDVQVVTPNPKTSGGARWNYLAAWGWALHQTGGTDASARAYLQELFQHVPVLDAGARGATNSFVQRGLGDVLIAWENEALLATHELGPDRFDIIVPSLSVLAEPPVALVDHNASTHGTTAIAQDYLEFLYTPQAQDIAAKHYFRPTDSTVARSHAAEFPKVKTFDIASLGGWAAVQKRHFAAGGIFDQIYTQHG from the coding sequence ATGCCGCCAGACACCCTCTCCGCCCTCTCCCGGCGCGCCCTTCTTGTGGGGGGACTGGCCTGTGCGGGATCAGCCACATTTCTGCGGGGAACGTCCGCTCGTGCCGCGACGACGCTGCTCAATGTGTCCTACGACCCAACACGGGAACTCTACCGTGAAATCAATGCAGCATTTTCTGAAAATGAAAAGAACAGCAGCGGATCGTCTGTAACAGTCCGCACGTCCAACGGTGGCTCAGGTGCGCAGGCCCGCTCCGTAATGGAAGGCGCGCCCGCTGATATTGTGTCGCTCGGTCTGGCCCGGGATATCGACATGCTGGCGCAGAAAGGTCTGGTGGCGGCAGACTGGCAGGGACGTCTGCCGCATAATTCCACGCCATTTACCAGCACGATCGTTTTCCTTGTCAGAAAGGGAAATCCTAAAGCTATCCACGACTGGACGGATCTGGTGCATGGCGACGTTCAGGTCGTGACTCCAAATCCGAAAACATCCGGTGGTGCACGGTGGAACTACCTCGCGGCGTGGGGCTGGGCGCTTCATCAGACAGGCGGCACGGACGCATCGGCCCGTGCCTATCTTCAGGAACTCTTCCAGCATGTACCGGTGCTGGACGCCGGAGCACGGGGAGCCACCAACAGCTTCGTACAGCGAGGTCTTGGCGACGTCCTGATCGCATGGGAAAATGAGGCTCTGCTCGCCACCCATGAGCTGGGACCGGACCGCTTCGACATTATTGTGCCATCCCTCTCGGTTCTGGCGGAACCTCCGGTCGCGCTCGTGGATCACAATGCCAGCACACATGGCACAACCGCCATCGCACAGGACTATCTCGAATTCCTCTACACGCCTCAGGCGCAGGATATCGCCGCGAAACATTATTTCCGACCGACTGACAGCACGGTGGCGCGCTCCCATGCCGCTGAGTTTCCCAAGGTGAAGACTTTCGACATTGCCAGTCTGGGTGGCTGGGCGGCCGTTCAGAAAAGGCACTTCGCGGCAGGAGGGATCTTCGACCAGATCTATACGCAACATGGCTGA
- a CDS encoding sulfate ABC transporter permease has product MSALTRWSLVATTWLIVGVVLILPPLLVISEALRDGLPTALASLADPDALSAIRLTVEMTVLSVVINTIFGVLAAWLISKYRFPFRGVLVALIEIPISVSPVVAGLVWLLLFGSQGWWGAALERYNIHIAFAPAGILLATLFVTFPYVTRTILPLMEQQGRDAEDAATLLGASFWQILWRVTLPDARWALLSGVLLTTARAMGEFGAVSVVSGHIPGMTETMPLHIETLYNGYQSVAAFSMAALLAIMAMTTVGFRAFFENRARRAALAGDAGS; this is encoded by the coding sequence ATGAGCGCTCTCACCCGCTGGTCACTGGTCGCCACCACATGGCTCATTGTGGGCGTCGTTCTGATCCTGCCGCCGCTTCTGGTCATCTCGGAAGCCCTGCGTGACGGACTTCCCACGGCGCTCGCTTCTCTGGCTGATCCTGACGCTCTGTCGGCGATCAGGCTGACCGTCGAAATGACCGTGCTGTCCGTCGTCATCAACACCATCTTCGGTGTTCTGGCTGCGTGGCTGATCTCGAAATACCGCTTTCCTTTTCGTGGCGTGCTGGTGGCCCTGATCGAAATCCCGATCAGTGTGTCTCCTGTCGTCGCGGGTCTGGTGTGGCTGCTGCTTTTCGGCTCGCAAGGCTGGTGGGGCGCCGCGCTGGAGCGTTACAACATCCACATCGCGTTTGCTCCGGCGGGCATCCTGCTCGCCACGCTGTTCGTGACCTTCCCATACGTTACGCGCACGATCCTGCCTCTGATGGAGCAGCAGGGTCGGGATGCGGAAGACGCGGCCACGCTGCTGGGCGCATCCTTCTGGCAGATCCTCTGGCGTGTCACCCTGCCGGATGCGCGATGGGCGTTGCTGTCCGGCGTACTGCTCACCACAGCCCGCGCCATGGGCGAGTTCGGCGCGGTGTCGGTCGTATCCGGCCATATTCCGGGCATGACGGAAACAATGCCCCTGCACATCGAAACGCTCTATAATGGCTACCAGTCGGTCGCAGCGTTCTCCATGGCGGCGCTTCTGGCCATCATGGCCATGACGACGGTGGGGTTCAGGGCTTTTTTTGAAAACCGGGCACGACGTGCCGCGCTGGCTGGAGATGCCGGATCATGA
- the cysT gene encoding sulfate ABC transporter permease subunit CysT, whose product MAEATMPVRSRTSDPLPGFRLALFSTLLWIGLIVALPLAALVLRPWQEGLGAMTTALHDGRMFAALRVSFVTAFIAALINVPVGLLLTWTLVRVRLPGRRIVDALIDLPFAIPTAVTGITLATLYGPQGWLGKPLAHLGISIAYSTAGIVVALMFVGLPFIVRSVEPVLRGLPPEQEEAAGLLGASSWQTVWRVVLPSLLPATVSGFGLAFARGIGEYGSVIFIAGNQPFRTEIAPLLVVVRLQEFDYAGATSIAFILLVASMLCLAGVAMLRRRVARGLISGVN is encoded by the coding sequence ATGGCTGAGGCGACGATGCCCGTGCGTTCCCGCACGAGTGACCCCCTCCCCGGCTTTCGTCTGGCGCTTTTCTCTACCCTGCTTTGGATCGGACTGATCGTGGCGCTGCCTCTCGCCGCGCTTGTACTGCGCCCATGGCAGGAAGGGCTCGGCGCGATGACAACAGCCCTGCACGATGGCCGTATGTTCGCCGCACTACGGGTCAGTTTCGTCACGGCTTTCATTGCCGCCCTGATCAATGTACCCGTCGGTCTGCTGCTGACCTGGACTCTCGTGCGGGTGCGCCTGCCGGGCCGTCGGATTGTGGATGCACTGATTGATCTGCCATTCGCCATTCCGACCGCCGTGACGGGCATCACACTGGCCACGCTGTATGGGCCGCAGGGCTGGCTCGGCAAACCGCTGGCGCATCTCGGGATCAGCATTGCCTACTCCACCGCCGGTATTGTCGTGGCGCTGATGTTTGTCGGCCTGCCGTTTATCGTCCGCAGCGTGGAACCGGTGCTGCGCGGCCTGCCACCGGAACAGGAAGAGGCGGCCGGACTGCTGGGCGCAAGCTCATGGCAGACGGTGTGGCGTGTGGTGCTGCCTTCGCTTCTCCCCGCCACGGTCAGTGGGTTCGGTCTGGCGTTCGCACGCGGAATCGGTGAATACGGTTCGGTCATCTTCATCGCCGGCAACCAGCCGTTCAGAACAGAAATCGCTCCCCTGCTGGTGGTCGTCCGCCTTCAGGAGTTCGACTACGCTGGCGCGACCTCCATCGCGTTCATCCTGCTTGTCGCCTCGATGCTCTGCCTTGCCGGTGTCGCCATGCTGCGTCGGCGTGTGGCCCGCGGCCTGATCTCGGGAGTGAACTGA
- a CDS encoding sulfate/molybdate ABC transporter ATP-binding protein has translation MSVHIEKLIRRAPGNPDRILLDRVSVDIPDGSFVALVGPSGAGKTTLLRSIAGLDPHSSGLLTIDGRDSAELTPRERNVGFVFQNYALFQHMTVAKNISFGLDVLPGRDRPGKAEIDGRVKELLELIQLPNLGNAYPQRLSGGQRQRVALARALATNPKHLLLDEPFGALDPVVRRAVREWLRSLHDRLGLTTILVTHDQEEALDVADRLVVMQDGRIVQDADAGELEAHPATPFVMEFLGETLTFRGTVSGGIFLPETSHVTPFPVTIEEDGPGVALIRPHEVRLTADANGAPVRRIGSRYGLSRLAVDLNGRIVEVLGSGSEQIFSSGAKLHIDAARLFRNGTLLSIMNGRHAAAA, from the coding sequence ATGAGCGTACACATCGAAAAACTCATCCGCCGCGCACCGGGCAACCCGGACCGTATCCTGCTTGACCGCGTTTCCGTCGATATTCCGGATGGCTCGTTCGTGGCGCTGGTCGGACCATCCGGCGCGGGCAAGACGACCCTGCTGCGCTCCATCGCCGGGCTGGACCCGCATTCTTCGGGACTGCTGACGATCGACGGGCGGGACTCCGCTGAACTGACGCCTCGTGAGCGCAATGTCGGATTTGTGTTCCAGAACTACGCCCTGTTCCAGCACATGACCGTGGCGAAGAACATCTCTTTCGGCCTCGACGTCCTGCCGGGACGTGACCGTCCGGGCAAAGCCGAGATCGATGGACGGGTGAAAGAGTTGCTGGAACTGATCCAGCTTCCCAACCTCGGCAACGCCTACCCGCAACGTCTGTCCGGCGGCCAGCGCCAGCGCGTGGCGCTCGCACGTGCTCTCGCGACGAACCCGAAGCATCTTCTGCTGGACGAGCCTTTTGGCGCTCTGGATCCGGTTGTGCGCCGGGCAGTCCGTGAATGGCTTCGCTCGCTGCATGACCGGTTGGGCCTCACCACCATTCTTGTGACCCATGATCAGGAAGAGGCTCTGGATGTTGCTGACAGGCTGGTCGTGATGCAGGACGGTCGGATCGTGCAGGATGCAGACGCGGGAGAGCTGGAAGCGCACCCTGCCACACCGTTCGTCATGGAGTTTCTGGGCGAAACCCTGACGTTCCGGGGAACCGTTTCCGGGGGGATATTCCTGCCGGAAACATCTCATGTCACACCTTTTCCTGTGACAATCGAAGAAGACGGACCTGGGGTTGCCCTGATCAGGCCCCATGAAGTCCGACTGACCGCCGACGCCAATGGCGCGCCGGTGCGTCGCATTGGATCACGCTACGGACTTTCCCGTCTGGCGGTTGATCTGAACGGACGAATTGTGGAAGTTCTGGGTTCAGGCAGCGAGCAGATTTTTTCTTCCGGAGCGAAGCTGCATATTGATGCGGCGCGTTTGTTCCGTAATGGAACACTCTTGAGTATCATGAACGGTCGGCACGCCGCTGCCGCGTGA
- a CDS encoding S9 family peptidase, whose amino-acid sequence MHSCAVSCLAFMAAAMSFLSPPLNAASIAPISETQTTLPERHTAFSEQLFRLPTRDGTILEATLLLPHMAGPFPLAIVSGGASHISGSNHGTRDRYDYLSGYFLARGYAVLRPMARGFAGSGGQLISDGCELATTARRNAEDTRDISAAIAELSDIDATRIVTAGLSFGGWVQMAMGTMPLPGTRAQLLFFPLMHVSSCHNDADRLLAGAGEFGAETRLPTLWVQGENDSLAPTATWKAMFAAYREKNPRAELVDVPPFLNDSHSLLNDPDGLRPWLSQADAMLEQAGLPHTVVVSDYLPALPPPSSGYAELNDFSRLPARNDMMRKAYQTFLAQQTPRAFVIGDDVESVGAHAFDPITSALSACNKASQNCHLYAYDNRVVWQEHSSSQTNEQTITVPAGKVVSVFYSVLNTDCSPRYVPAIKLVKGPAHGALRMSTSAIGLAHHTVGPLMKCNAMPVKGSVLQYRSDPDFSGTDRVTITKQTSTDPQDPPVTLTYLFTID is encoded by the coding sequence ATGCATAGCTGTGCCGTTTCATGTCTTGCCTTCATGGCCGCAGCGATGTCGTTCCTGTCACCTCCACTGAACGCGGCCTCCATTGCTCCCATATCCGAGACACAGACAACGCTTCCTGAGCGTCACACGGCTTTTTCGGAGCAACTCTTCCGGCTTCCGACGAGAGACGGAACAATTCTTGAAGCGACGCTGCTTCTGCCTCACATGGCGGGTCCGTTCCCCCTCGCTATCGTCAGTGGCGGCGCCTCGCATATTTCCGGCTCCAATCATGGAACACGAGATCGATACGATTATCTCTCCGGATATTTTCTTGCACGTGGCTATGCGGTTCTCCGCCCCATGGCGAGAGGGTTTGCCGGCTCAGGAGGTCAGTTGATCTCTGACGGGTGCGAACTCGCCACCACAGCCCGCCGCAATGCAGAAGACACTCGGGATATCTCTGCTGCCATTGCAGAGCTTTCCGACATTGATGCTACACGGATTGTCACGGCAGGCCTCAGTTTTGGCGGCTGGGTCCAGATGGCCATGGGAACCATGCCGCTTCCCGGCACACGCGCCCAGCTCCTGTTCTTTCCCCTGATGCATGTTTCAAGCTGCCACAATGACGCTGACAGGCTGCTGGCCGGTGCAGGTGAGTTCGGCGCTGAAACCCGGCTTCCAACTTTGTGGGTTCAGGGCGAGAATGATTCTCTGGCTCCCACAGCAACATGGAAAGCAATGTTCGCCGCTTACAGGGAAAAGAATCCACGGGCAGAACTGGTGGATGTTCCGCCTTTTCTCAATGATTCCCATTCTCTCCTGAATGACCCGGACGGACTCAGACCATGGCTGTCACAGGCTGACGCGATGCTGGAACAGGCGGGACTGCCCCACACGGTTGTCGTGTCCGATTACCTCCCTGCCCTGCCGCCTCCATCATCCGGCTATGCGGAACTGAACGATTTCAGCAGGCTTCCCGCCCGGAACGACATGATGCGCAAGGCCTACCAGACTTTTCTGGCACAGCAGACGCCGAGAGCCTTTGTCATCGGAGATGACGTCGAAAGTGTGGGGGCTCATGCTTTCGACCCCATCACGTCCGCTCTTTCCGCCTGCAACAAAGCCTCTCAAAACTGCCATCTCTACGCTTATGACAACCGCGTCGTCTGGCAGGAGCACTCATCCTCACAGACAAACGAACAGACTATCACCGTTCCCGCGGGGAAAGTTGTCTCGGTGTTTTACTCGGTCCTCAACACCGACTGCTCTCCGCGCTACGTCCCCGCGATCAAGCTTGTCAAAGGCCCGGCTCACGGTGCGTTGCGGATGAGCACATCCGCCATCGGACTGGCCCATCACACTGTTGGCCCCTTGATGAAATGCAACGCCATGCCCGTCAAAGGATCTGTCCTGCAATATCGCTCTGATCCTGATTTCAGTGGAACAGACAGAGTGACGATCACAAAACAGACCAGTACCGATCCTCAGGACCCGCCGGTCACCCTGACCTATCTGTTCACGATAGACTGA
- a CDS encoding efflux RND transporter periplasmic adaptor subunit codes for MSAQTSRGRFVLILVVILVIVLAAWGILQRNMHYDHLARETAESALPQVQVITAQPGPDHMNLKLPANISAWYLAPIYAQVSGYVKMWYKDIGAHVKTGDVLAEIDTPGLDAQYAAAKANLDVAVARYKLAQITSRRWKALEGTQAVSQQEVDVQAANAEAEKALVEAARHEMERYQALEGFKKIVAPFDGVVTARLADVGDYVNAGRGDVGTRGNATELFSVADIHAMRIFVSVPQDYAYIISPALTATLSVPQFPGRTFPARYVATAAAFNPNTRTVNTELMVDNPLGELWPDSFATAHFEAPGNANILILPQGALIFRAEGMQVAVVDPTDHVHLVPIRVGTVLGATVQVLSGINRSDRIINNPSAGLLDGDKVRIVPGTRGYNMPSTPPKKPATQSQNDDVRAMPEDNRPSAEAGGRE; via the coding sequence ATGAGCGCCCAGACTTCACGCGGACGCTTCGTGCTGATCCTTGTCGTCATTCTCGTCATCGTTCTGGCGGCATGGGGCATCCTCCAGCGCAATATGCACTATGACCATCTCGCACGGGAGACAGCCGAAAGCGCTCTCCCGCAGGTGCAGGTCATTACGGCCCAGCCGGGTCCGGATCATATGAACCTTAAGCTGCCCGCCAATATCTCGGCCTGGTATCTTGCCCCGATCTACGCACAGGTCTCCGGCTACGTGAAGATGTGGTACAAGGACATCGGCGCGCATGTGAAGACCGGTGACGTGCTTGCGGAAATCGACACGCCGGGCCTCGATGCCCAGTATGCCGCGGCCAAGGCCAATCTGGACGTTGCGGTCGCCCGCTACAAGCTTGCGCAGATCACCTCCAGACGCTGGAAGGCGCTCGAAGGCACGCAGGCTGTTTCCCAGCAGGAAGTCGATGTGCAGGCCGCCAACGCCGAAGCTGAGAAGGCGCTGGTCGAAGCCGCCCGTCATGAGATGGAGCGTTATCAGGCGCTTGAAGGGTTCAAGAAGATCGTGGCTCCCTTCGACGGCGTCGTCACCGCGCGTCTGGCGGATGTCGGTGACTATGTGAACGCCGGACGAGGCGATGTCGGCACACGCGGCAATGCGACGGAACTGTTCAGCGTGGCTGATATCCACGCCATGCGTATCTTCGTCTCCGTGCCGCAGGATTATGCTTACATCATCAGTCCAGCCCTCACCGCGACCCTGAGTGTTCCGCAATTTCCCGGCCGGACTTTCCCGGCACGCTATGTCGCTACGGCTGCCGCGTTCAACCCTAACACCCGCACCGTGAACACGGAGCTGATGGTTGATAATCCTCTTGGGGAACTCTGGCCCGACTCATTCGCCACCGCTCACTTCGAAGCGCCGGGTAACGCCAACATCCTGATCCTGCCTCAGGGCGCGCTGATTTTCAGGGCCGAAGGCATGCAGGTGGCCGTGGTTGATCCGACCGATCATGTGCATCTGGTTCCGATCAGGGTCGGCACCGTGCTTGGCGCCACAGTTCAGGTGCTGTCCGGGATCAACCGGTCCGACAGGATCATCAACAACCCCTCCGCCGGCCTGCTGGATGGTGACAAGGTCCGCATCGTACCGGGCACACGCGGATACAACATGCCGTCCACGCCACCGAAAAAACCGGCTACACAGTCACAGAATGACGATGTGCGGGCCATGCCGGAAGACAACAGACCCTCGGCAGAAGCAGGCGGTCGCGAATGA